In a single window of the Terrirubrum flagellatum genome:
- a CDS encoding ABC transporter ATP-binding protein yields MSSLDISGVSKRYGKVDILRDVSLRVSEGAIVALLGSSGSGKTTLLRLIAGFEQPDTGKIRIGDRVVANDQTRIPPEARRIGYVPQEGALFPHMTVAENVSFGLARADRRNGRLAEMLRLTGMTAFAARYPHQLSGGQQQRTALARALAPNPGVVLLDEPFNALDIDLRRSVCGHVIATLRKAGATAILVTHDPIEAFASADIVAVMRHGTISQIGEPHEVYGHPIDANVARMTGASIFLRGQVEGDVANTELGRIRLHANALPARSVAEIMVRPEQIRIGREGGVHGRIAAAVFCGDHTLVKVAHRERVFEIPVAGPCEFQIGEMVSLQVDHVCVAFPPHPAMA; encoded by the coding sequence ATGAGCAGTCTCGACATTTCTGGCGTCAGCAAACGATACGGCAAGGTCGACATTCTCCGCGATGTCAGCCTGCGCGTCTCCGAAGGCGCGATCGTCGCGCTGCTTGGCTCTTCGGGCAGCGGCAAGACCACGCTGCTTCGCCTGATCGCAGGCTTCGAGCAGCCTGATACAGGCAAAATCCGCATCGGCGATCGCGTCGTCGCCAACGATCAGACGCGCATTCCGCCGGAGGCGCGACGTATTGGCTATGTTCCGCAGGAAGGCGCTCTGTTCCCGCATATGACTGTCGCCGAGAATGTGTCCTTCGGCTTGGCGAGGGCCGACAGGCGCAACGGCCGGCTTGCGGAAATGCTAAGATTGACGGGCATGACCGCGTTCGCCGCCCGCTATCCGCACCAGCTCTCAGGCGGCCAGCAGCAGCGCACGGCGTTGGCGCGCGCGCTCGCGCCCAACCCCGGCGTCGTCCTGCTCGATGAGCCCTTCAACGCGCTCGACATCGATCTTCGCCGCTCCGTCTGCGGACATGTGATCGCGACCCTCCGCAAGGCCGGCGCGACCGCGATCCTCGTCACGCATGATCCGATCGAAGCCTTCGCCAGCGCCGACATCGTCGCCGTGATGCGGCATGGAACGATCTCGCAGATCGGCGAACCGCACGAGGTCTATGGCCATCCCATCGATGCGAATGTGGCGCGAATGACCGGCGCCTCGATCTTCCTGCGCGGTCAGGTGGAGGGCGACGTCGCCAATACCGAGCTCGGCAGAATAAGACTTCACGCGAACGCTCTGCCGGCCCGTTCGGTCGCCGAGATCATGGTGCGTCCCGAGCAAATCCGGATCGGACGCGAAGGCGGCGTTCACGGACGGATCGCCGCCGCAGTGTTCTGCGGCGATCACACGCTGGTGAAGGTCGCGCACAGAGAACGCGTCTTCGAGATTCCCGTCGCCGGCCCCTGCGAATTCCAGATCGGCGAGATGGTGTCGCTGCAAGTGGATCACGTCTGCGTGGCGTTTCCGCCGCATCCGGCGATGGCTTGA
- a CDS encoding iron ABC transporter permease encodes MPFFYALMRASEAGWQGVLSELMRPMTRELLANTLILATSVTIASGVMAIAAAWCTERCDLPARGFLRVIASLPLSLPAFVSSYAWASLGPWFQGMAGAILILSLASMPLIYLPMAAALRGMDPAFEEVARGLGGGRWRILLRIVLPQAAPALGGGALLVSSHMLAEFGALSFLSVQTFTTAIFQQYDLQFDNASAALLSSVLMALCLPLAFGELYLRKGRRRARVARGNARQPAPAKLSTLQKIIALAGFTLFAALSVGVPFVTMLYWLIQGTSIGQGVERLWPALMGSLAYSLPGGLLITLLALPLVLASMRASGLFVVLAERLPYLVHGLPGLVIALALIYVAIRHAPMLYQTPALVFAAYVMLFLPLAQSAIRASAELIPPELEDVARSLGKGPITAFLRVTLPALASGLGASLAMVVLQLMRELTATLLLAPSGVTTLATEFWSYTNDRAYAAAAPFAALLVLASGLPVYIFTVRSLPKS; translated from the coding sequence TTGCCGTTCTTCTATGCATTGATGCGCGCCTCCGAAGCCGGCTGGCAGGGCGTGCTCAGCGAGCTGATGCGGCCCATGACGCGCGAGCTGCTCGCTAATACGCTCATTCTCGCGACATCGGTAACGATCGCGAGCGGCGTGATGGCGATCGCCGCCGCCTGGTGTACGGAGCGCTGCGACCTGCCGGCGCGCGGATTTCTGCGCGTCATCGCGAGCCTGCCCCTGTCGCTGCCGGCCTTCGTGTCAAGCTACGCCTGGGCGTCGCTCGGCCCCTGGTTTCAGGGCATGGCGGGCGCGATCCTCATCCTGTCGCTTGCCAGCATGCCGCTCATCTATCTCCCGATGGCGGCGGCGCTGCGCGGCATGGACCCCGCATTCGAGGAAGTGGCGCGCGGACTCGGCGGCGGCCGCTGGCGCATTCTTCTCCGGATCGTGCTGCCGCAGGCGGCGCCCGCGCTTGGCGGCGGCGCGCTGCTTGTCTCATCTCACATGCTCGCCGAATTCGGCGCGCTGTCTTTTCTCAGCGTGCAGACTTTCACCACCGCGATCTTCCAGCAGTATGATCTGCAGTTCGACAACGCGTCGGCCGCGCTGCTTTCGTCGGTCCTGATGGCGCTTTGTCTGCCGCTCGCTTTCGGCGAACTCTATTTGCGAAAGGGTCGGCGTCGCGCCCGCGTCGCGCGCGGCAATGCTCGCCAGCCGGCGCCGGCGAAGCTCTCGACCTTGCAGAAAATCATCGCGCTTGCGGGCTTTACTCTGTTCGCCGCGCTTTCCGTCGGCGTGCCTTTCGTGACGATGCTTTACTGGCTGATCCAGGGAACCTCGATCGGACAAGGCGTCGAACGACTCTGGCCGGCTCTGATGGGATCGCTCGCCTATTCGCTTCCGGGCGGTCTTCTGATCACGCTGCTGGCGCTGCCGCTCGTGCTGGCGTCAATGCGCGCATCAGGTCTTTTCGTGGTTCTGGCCGAGCGCCTGCCCTATCTCGTGCATGGGCTGCCGGGCCTCGTGATCGCGCTGGCGTTGATCTATGTCGCGATCCGCCACGCGCCGATGCTCTATCAGACGCCGGCGTTGGTCTTCGCCGCCTATGTCATGCTGTTCCTGCCGCTCGCCCAGTCGGCGATCCGCGCATCGGCGGAACTCATTCCACCAGAACTGGAAGATGTGGCGCGGTCGCTCGGCAAGGGGCCGATCACCGCGTTCCTGCGCGTCACATTGCCAGCGCTCGCGTCGGGGCTCGGCGCAAGCCTTGCGATGGTGGTGTTGCAGCTCATGCGCGAGCTGACCGCGACGCTGTTGCTTGCGCCATCTGGCGTCACGACGCTGGCGACCGAATTCTGGTCCTACACCAACGATCGCGCCTATGCCGCCGCGGCGCCGTTCGCGGCGCTGCTGGTGCTGGCGTCCGGGCTTCCCGTCTATATCTTCACCGTGCGCAGCCTGCCAAAATCATAG
- a CDS encoding extracellular solute-binding protein yields MYALNRRHAMLSGAALALAAGSRDAFAQSETLTIYNGQHRQMTDAIVAAFTNATGIKVVIRQGESSQLANQLIEEGANSPADLFYSEQAPPIAAIDEKGLLAPASAEALSAIPANLASVNKTWLAIAQRCRVVAYNKAMVKDAELPKSILECATPAWKDRVGYVIRDGFQEQIMAIVKLKGRDAALAWLKGLKANGRLYNGNGAAMMAVENGEIATALINNYYWYGVAKERGEDKMKSALHYVAKGDPGALVNLSPAGVLKTAKNAATAQKFLTFMVSEEGQKAAVATYAEYPVRPGIVSPFKLKPLDEIGAIVTQSDIGGAQLAYDLEREAGIL; encoded by the coding sequence ATGTATGCACTGAATCGTCGCCATGCGATGCTGAGCGGCGCTGCGCTTGCTCTCGCAGCAGGTTCGCGCGACGCCTTCGCGCAGAGCGAAACGCTGACGATCTATAACGGCCAGCATCGCCAGATGACGGACGCGATCGTGGCCGCCTTCACCAACGCGACCGGGATCAAGGTCGTCATTCGTCAGGGCGAAAGCTCCCAGCTCGCCAACCAGCTCATCGAGGAAGGCGCCAACTCTCCGGCCGATCTCTTCTATTCCGAGCAGGCGCCGCCGATCGCGGCGATCGACGAGAAGGGCTTGCTGGCGCCTGCGAGCGCCGAAGCGCTGAGCGCCATCCCCGCCAACCTCGCTTCCGTCAACAAGACCTGGCTCGCCATCGCGCAGCGCTGCCGCGTGGTCGCCTACAACAAGGCGATGGTGAAGGACGCGGAGCTGCCGAAATCGATTCTCGAATGCGCCACTCCGGCCTGGAAGGATCGCGTCGGATACGTCATCCGCGACGGCTTCCAGGAGCAGATCATGGCGATCGTGAAGCTCAAGGGCCGCGACGCCGCGCTCGCCTGGCTGAAAGGCCTGAAAGCGAACGGCCGCCTCTATAACGGCAATGGCGCGGCGATGATGGCCGTCGAGAACGGCGAGATCGCAACCGCGCTGATCAACAATTACTATTGGTATGGCGTCGCCAAGGAGCGCGGCGAGGACAAGATGAAGTCCGCGCTGCACTATGTCGCGAAGGGCGACCCCGGCGCGCTCGTCAATCTGTCGCCTGCGGGCGTGCTGAAGACCGCGAAGAATGCCGCGACCGCGCAGAAGTTCCTCACCTTCATGGTGAGCGAGGAAGGGCAGAAGGCGGCTGTCGCGACCTACGCCGAATATCCCGTGCGGCCGGGCATCGTCTCGCCGTTCAAGCTGAAGCCGCTCGACGAGATCGGCGCGATCGTCACGCAGAGCGATATCGGCGGCGCGCAGCTTGCCTACGATCTGGAACGCGAAGCCGGAATTTTGTGA
- a CDS encoding branched-chain amino acid ABC transporter permease, whose translation MLRGLLSHDTPRSPVLSALLAAIFVGLALAPFLFPGSQSLNVAAKICYFIVLVASYNLLLGYTGIVSFAHTMFYGIGGYGAGLALYNWGPTWMSIFGGTLIALILSIALALVVGLFSLRVRAIFFAMITLAVASVFAILASQLGWLTGGEDGRTYQIPPLLRPGFRLIEDDIFGVSINGRLIAYYLLFLTATLLFLAMLRIVNSPFGRVLQAIRENDFRAEALGYRTVLYRSIVNCVSAGMATLAGAMCAIWLRYTGPATTLSFDIMLDILLMVVIGGMGTLYGAVIGATLFLVAESYLQTLLGWVGKVFEGWPMLPQLFHADRWLLWLGVLFILSVYFFPTGIVGRLRQK comes from the coding sequence ATGCTGCGCGGGCTTCTCTCGCACGACACGCCACGCAGCCCGGTTCTGTCGGCGCTGCTGGCTGCGATCTTCGTTGGCCTCGCGCTCGCGCCGTTCCTGTTTCCGGGCTCGCAGTCGCTCAATGTCGCAGCCAAGATCTGCTACTTCATCGTGCTCGTCGCGAGCTACAACCTCCTGCTCGGCTATACCGGCATCGTCTCCTTCGCCCATACGATGTTCTACGGCATCGGCGGCTATGGCGCCGGTCTCGCCCTCTACAATTGGGGACCGACATGGATGTCGATCTTCGGCGGGACCTTGATCGCGCTCATTCTTTCGATCGCGCTGGCGCTCGTCGTCGGACTGTTTTCGCTCCGCGTGCGCGCGATCTTCTTCGCGATGATCACGCTCGCGGTCGCCAGCGTCTTTGCGATCCTCGCCTCGCAACTGGGATGGCTCACAGGCGGCGAAGACGGGCGCACCTATCAGATTCCGCCGCTGCTGCGGCCGGGCTTCCGGTTGATCGAGGACGACATCTTCGGCGTCTCCATCAATGGCAGGCTGATCGCCTATTATCTCCTGTTCCTCACGGCGACTCTGCTGTTCCTGGCCATGCTGCGCATCGTCAATTCGCCGTTCGGTCGCGTGCTGCAGGCGATCCGCGAGAACGATTTCCGCGCCGAAGCGCTCGGCTATCGCACCGTGCTTTATCGTTCGATCGTCAACTGCGTTTCCGCTGGCATGGCGACTTTGGCTGGCGCGATGTGCGCGATCTGGCTGCGCTACACGGGACCGGCGACCACGCTGAGCTTCGACATCATGCTCGACATTCTGCTCATGGTGGTGATCGGCGGCATGGGCACGCTCTACGGCGCGGTCATCGGCGCAACGCTCTTTCTGGTCGCGGAGAGCTATTTGCAGACCCTGCTCGGATGGGTCGGCAAGGTCTTCGAGGGGTGGCCCATGCTGCCCCAGCTTTTTCATGCCGATCGCTGGCTGCTCTGGCTCGGCGTGCTGTTTATCCTCAGCGTCTATTTCTTCCCGACCGGGATCGTCGGGCGGCTGCGCCAAAAATAG
- a CDS encoding branched-chain amino acid ABC transporter permease codes for MSLADSSVKPVTMPLDWAPLALVPALMLLALPLIGSTSTWATLTLAGLAMGMMIFIMASGLTLVFGLMDVINFGHGAFISLGAYAATLLALPLAGWLGSDAITLNVAALLAMIALAMIITGAVGYAFERVIIRPVYGRHLHQILVTVGGLIVAQQIIIVLWGPVQLQSPLPSGLRGIITFGDIAIERYRVFAVAVGLVVFAGMHLVLNRTKVGLLIRAGVENSEMVQSLGYHINRLFIGVFVAGSALAGLGGVMWGFYRETLTPGMGLELMVLVFIVVIIGGLGSVGGCFIGALLVALTQNYTGFLAPKLALGSNILLMAAILLWRSRGLYPVAKR; via the coding sequence ATGAGCTTGGCGGACTCATCAGTAAAACCGGTCACGATGCCGCTCGACTGGGCGCCGCTCGCGCTCGTCCCCGCGCTCATGCTGCTTGCGCTGCCGCTCATCGGCTCGACCTCGACATGGGCGACGCTCACTCTCGCAGGCCTCGCCATGGGCATGATGATCTTCATCATGGCGTCCGGCCTGACCCTCGTCTTTGGCCTGATGGACGTGATCAATTTCGGCCATGGCGCCTTCATCTCGCTCGGCGCCTACGCCGCGACCTTGCTTGCGCTGCCGCTTGCAGGCTGGCTCGGCAGCGACGCGATCACGCTCAATGTCGCGGCTCTGCTGGCGATGATCGCGCTCGCCATGATCATCACCGGCGCCGTCGGCTACGCCTTCGAGCGCGTGATCATCAGGCCGGTCTATGGCCGCCATCTGCACCAAATTCTCGTGACGGTCGGCGGCCTCATCGTGGCGCAGCAGATCATCATCGTTCTCTGGGGGCCGGTGCAGCTGCAGTCGCCCCTGCCCTCGGGCCTGCGCGGCATCATCACCTTCGGCGACATCGCAATCGAACGCTATCGCGTGTTCGCTGTGGCCGTTGGGCTTGTCGTTTTCGCCGGCATGCACCTTGTTCTCAACCGCACCAAGGTCGGACTGCTCATCCGCGCCGGCGTCGAGAACAGCGAGATGGTGCAGTCGCTCGGCTATCACATCAACCGGCTTTTCATCGGCGTCTTCGTCGCGGGTTCGGCGCTGGCCGGTCTCGGCGGCGTGATGTGGGGATTCTATCGCGAGACGCTGACGCCGGGCATGGGGCTTGAGCTCATGGTGCTCGTTTTCATCGTCGTCATCATCGGCGGCCTCGGCTCGGTCGGCGGCTGCTTCATCGGCGCGCTGCTGGTGGCGCTGACGCAGAACTATACCGGCTTCCTCGCGCCCAAGCTCGCGCTCGGTTCGAACATCCTTCTGATGGCGGCGATTTTGCTCTGGCGCTCGCGCGGCCTTTATCCCGTGGCGAAGCGCTGA
- a CDS encoding ABC transporter ATP-binding protein: MADALLTLKGVNTHIGPYHILHGVDLTVPRGGLTALLGRNGAGKTTTLRTIMGLWRASSGSITFDGAEIAPRATPDIAQAGIAYVPENMGVFADLTVRENLILAARSGDMDEARLRWILDLFPALRKFWSSAAGVLSGGQKQMLSIARAIIEPRKLILIDEPTKGLAPSIIVNMIAAFQELKRAETTVLLVEQNFMFARSLADAVAVIDNGRVVHSGEMAALAEDKPLQQKLLGLSLDSHQ; encoded by the coding sequence ATGGCTGACGCGCTGCTGACGCTGAAAGGCGTCAACACCCATATTGGCCCTTATCATATCCTGCATGGCGTCGATCTTACCGTGCCGCGCGGCGGGCTGACCGCGCTGCTCGGCCGCAACGGCGCCGGCAAGACGACGACGCTGCGCACCATCATGGGCCTGTGGCGCGCCTCTTCAGGCTCGATCACCTTCGACGGCGCGGAGATCGCGCCGCGCGCAACGCCCGATATCGCCCAAGCCGGCATCGCTTACGTGCCGGAGAATATGGGCGTCTTCGCTGACCTCACCGTGCGCGAGAACCTCATTCTCGCGGCGCGCTCCGGCGACATGGACGAAGCGCGTCTGCGCTGGATTCTCGATCTCTTTCCGGCGCTGCGGAAATTCTGGTCGTCCGCCGCCGGCGTTCTCTCCGGCGGCCAGAAGCAGATGCTCTCGATCGCGCGCGCCATCATCGAACCGCGCAAACTCATCCTGATCGACGAGCCGACCAAGGGGCTGGCGCCATCGATCATCGTCAACATGATCGCCGCCTTTCAGGAGCTCAAGCGCGCCGAAACCACCGTGCTGCTGGTCGAGCAGAATTTCATGTTCGCGCGCTCGCTCGCCGACGCGGTCGCCGTCATCGACAATGGCCGCGTCGTCCATAGCGGCGAAATGGCCGCGCTCGCCGAAGACAAGCCGCTGCAGCAGAAGCTGCTCGGGTTAAGTCTGGATTCACATCAATGA
- a CDS encoding ABC transporter ATP-binding protein — protein MALLETRDLTIRFGGHVAVNSVSCAFEPDTLTAIVGPNGAGKTTYFNLISGQLRATSGQVLWDGADITTLPPSARARRGIGRAFQLTNLFPGLSVRENIRIAVQSREGVGLDLVHLWSRRSDLIDEADDLLRRLNLTAQADATAGSLPHGDQRKLEVGVMLALKPRIFMFDEPTAGMSVDEAPVIIDLMHAIKEAGDSTILLVEHKMDVVRSLADRIIVLHNGALVADGEPAEVIASPIVQEAYLGVAPAEAAHG, from the coding sequence ATGGCGCTGCTGGAAACGCGCGACCTGACGATCCGGTTTGGCGGCCATGTGGCCGTCAATTCCGTAAGCTGCGCCTTCGAGCCCGACACCCTGACCGCGATCGTCGGCCCGAACGGCGCCGGCAAGACCACCTATTTCAACCTGATCTCGGGCCAATTGCGCGCGACATCAGGACAGGTGCTGTGGGATGGGGCCGACATCACGACCCTGCCGCCCTCGGCGCGGGCGCGTCGCGGCATCGGCCGCGCCTTCCAGCTCACCAACCTGTTTCCGGGTTTGAGCGTGCGCGAGAATATCCGCATCGCCGTGCAGAGTCGCGAAGGCGTCGGGCTTGATCTCGTGCATCTCTGGAGCCGACGCTCTGATCTGATCGACGAGGCTGATGATCTGCTGCGCCGCCTGAATCTCACGGCGCAAGCCGACGCGACCGCGGGCTCGCTTCCCCACGGCGATCAGCGCAAGCTCGAGGTCGGCGTGATGCTGGCGTTGAAGCCCCGCATCTTCATGTTCGACGAGCCGACCGCCGGTATGAGCGTCGATGAGGCGCCCGTGATCATCGATCTCATGCATGCGATCAAAGAGGCTGGCGACAGCACGATCCTCCTCGTCGAGCACAAGATGGATGTGGTGCGTTCGCTCGCCGACCGCATCATCGTGCTTCACAACGGCGCGCTCGTCGCGGACGGAGAGCCCGCGGAAGTCATCGCTTCGCCGATCGTGCAGGAAGCCTATCTCGGCGTCGCGCCGGCGGAGGCCGCGCATGGCTGA
- a CDS encoding substrate-binding domain-containing protein produces the protein MKKALAAALIAAGLFSSAPAFAQDIKIALVACRTGALEAYAKQTEAGLMLGFEYLTKGSMAINGRKIVVLSKDDQCKPDLAKSMLEQAYADDKVALAIGTTSSGAALAMLPVAEENKRILLVEPAVADSITGDKWNRYIFRTARNSTQDALAAAVALGKGDVSIATLAQDYAFGRDGVAALKDALAAVKSPAKVVFEEYAPQNATDFTASAQRMFDALKDKPGRKIIYMIWAGPHPLSKIADLKPERFGIEMAPGGNILPAMKPYRNYPGMEGAVYYYYGFPKNPMNDWLVAEHTKKFNAPPDFFTAGGMAAAAAVVAAIEKAGGTDTEKLVAAMEGLEFDTPKGRMTFRKEDHQAQQPMYHFKVKANGKDENDLLDLVREIPASEIPVPIRNKR, from the coding sequence ATGAAAAAGGCGCTGGCCGCAGCATTGATCGCGGCGGGACTATTCTCGTCCGCCCCAGCCTTCGCGCAGGACATCAAGATCGCGCTGGTCGCTTGCAGAACCGGCGCACTGGAGGCCTACGCCAAGCAAACCGAAGCCGGTCTTATGCTGGGCTTCGAGTATCTGACCAAGGGGTCTATGGCGATCAACGGCCGCAAGATCGTAGTGCTGTCCAAGGACGATCAATGCAAACCTGATCTCGCGAAATCGATGCTTGAGCAGGCCTACGCCGACGACAAGGTCGCGCTTGCGATCGGCACGACGTCATCAGGCGCAGCGCTCGCCATGCTGCCCGTCGCGGAAGAGAACAAGCGCATCCTGCTGGTCGAGCCCGCCGTCGCCGACTCCATCACCGGCGACAAATGGAATCGCTACATCTTCCGCACCGCGCGCAATTCAACGCAGGACGCGCTCGCCGCGGCGGTCGCGCTCGGAAAGGGCGACGTGTCGATCGCGACGCTCGCGCAGGACTACGCCTTCGGCCGCGACGGCGTCGCGGCGCTGAAAGACGCGCTGGCCGCGGTAAAGAGCCCGGCGAAAGTCGTGTTTGAAGAATATGCGCCGCAGAATGCGACCGACTTCACCGCTTCCGCGCAACGCATGTTCGATGCGCTGAAGGACAAGCCGGGACGCAAGATCATCTATATGATCTGGGCCGGTCCGCATCCCCTGAGCAAGATCGCCGATTTGAAGCCCGAGCGCTTCGGCATCGAAATGGCGCCTGGCGGCAACATCCTTCCCGCCATGAAGCCCTATCGCAATTATCCCGGCATGGAAGGCGCGGTTTATTACTACTACGGCTTCCCCAAGAATCCGATGAATGACTGGCTCGTCGCCGAGCACACCAAGAAATTCAATGCGCCGCCGGATTTCTTCACGGCGGGCGGCATGGCGGCGGCGGCGGCGGTCGTGGCGGCAATCGAGAAGGCCGGCGGAACCGACACTGAGAAGCTGGTCGCGGCGATGGAGGGACTCGAGTTCGACACGCCCAAGGGCAGGATGACCTTCCGCAAGGAGGATCATCAGGCGCAGCAGCCGATGTATCACTTCAAGGTCAAGGCGAACGGCAAGGACGAGAACGATCTTCTCGATCTCGTTCGTGAAATCCCCGCATCGGAAATCCCGGTCCCGATCCGCAACAAGCGCTGA
- the otnK gene encoding 3-oxo-tetronate kinase codes for MQLGVIADDMTGATDVALMLQKAGMRVVQLIGVPSPSQTTLPADAIVVALKSRTDPAAEAVAQSLEALAALRAAGARQILFKYCSTFDSTAQGNIGPVADALADALAAPIALVCPAFPANGRTIFQGHLFVGSEPLDESPMKDHPLTPMRDSSLIRLLAAQTPRKVGLVPFATMNKGSGAVKAALDRLAADGVRYAVADAITDDHLLTLGAAVAGYPLVTGGSGIALGLPGNFGRSSVERAPFSAPAGRMAIVSGSCSAATRGQVAAAKEAGLPHHAVDPRAIAAGTLTAAQLAEWALAQPTDKPALIYATAEPAEVAAVQAEFGREKAGAIVEDALAETAALLVEGGVKRLIAAGGETSGAVIQRLNARALAIGPEIAPGAPWTRVIDGPDIAVALKSGNFGARDFFVSSWSLLDGS; via the coding sequence ATGCAGCTCGGCGTGATCGCTGACGACATGACTGGCGCGACTGATGTGGCCCTGATGCTTCAGAAGGCAGGCATGCGCGTCGTCCAGCTCATCGGCGTCCCATCGCCGTCGCAAACGACGCTTCCTGCCGACGCGATCGTGGTCGCGCTCAAGTCCCGAACCGACCCCGCGGCCGAAGCCGTGGCGCAGTCGCTCGAGGCGCTCGCGGCATTGCGCGCGGCAGGAGCGCGCCAAATCCTGTTCAAATACTGCTCGACTTTCGATTCGACCGCGCAGGGCAATATCGGGCCCGTCGCTGACGCGCTGGCGGACGCGCTGGCCGCTCCGATCGCTCTCGTCTGCCCGGCCTTTCCCGCCAACGGGCGGACCATTTTCCAAGGCCATCTCTTCGTCGGCTCCGAGCCGCTCGACGAAAGCCCGATGAAGGATCACCCACTGACGCCGATGCGGGACTCGAGTCTCATCAGGCTGCTTGCCGCGCAGACGCCGCGCAAGGTCGGGCTCGTCCCGTTCGCGACTATGAACAAGGGCTCCGGCGCCGTGAAGGCCGCGCTCGACCGCCTCGCCGCCGACGGCGTCCGCTACGCCGTCGCCGACGCAATCACCGATGATCATTTGTTGACGCTAGGCGCAGCAGTCGCCGGTTATCCGCTTGTGACTGGCGGCTCCGGTATCGCACTCGGTTTACCCGGCAACTTCGGGAGGAGCAGCGTCGAAAGAGCGCCTTTCAGCGCGCCGGCGGGCCGCATGGCGATCGTGTCCGGAAGCTGCTCGGCCGCCACGCGAGGTCAGGTCGCGGCCGCAAAGGAAGCGGGCCTGCCGCATCACGCCGTCGATCCGCGCGCCATCGCCGCGGGAACATTGACCGCCGCCCAGCTCGCCGAATGGGCGCTGGCGCAGCCCACGGACAAGCCGGCGCTGATTTACGCCACCGCCGAGCCCGCTGAAGTCGCCGCCGTGCAGGCGGAGTTCGGGCGCGAGAAAGCCGGCGCGATCGTCGAGGACGCGCTTGCGGAGACCGCGGCGCTGCTCGTCGAAGGCGGCGTGAAACGCCTGATCGCCGCCGGCGGCGAAACCTCGGGCGCAGTCATTCAGCGCCTGAACGCGCGCGCGCTGGCGATCGGCCCGGAGATCGCTCCGGGCGCGCCATGGACCCGCGTCATCGACGGGCCTGATATCGCCGTCGCGCTCAAATCGGGCAATTTCGGCGCTCGCGATTTCTTCGTCTCGTCATGGTCGCTGCTCGACGGGAGTTAA
- a CDS encoding YoaK family protein — protein MPAGHGVESGRLAVGRSLRKMAHGRVAAMIYACILAMIAGYADTIGYLHFNAFAGLMTGNTIFLGVEIATGQFSRALFHTGIIVSFLVGVIMSRGALRHGGTAPMLLTLTAVLLVVCSFTGKELGALLLALAMGVQNAAANRFDGVALNTVFITGNLQKLGEELVSLIWPPANPTKPGDGATIYALVWLSYAAGACLGAIADRFVTVPLLIPAVVLPFVMFRLRRAG, from the coding sequence ATGCCCGCCGGCCATGGCGTCGAGTCGGGCCGCCTTGCAGTTGGCCGCTCGCTGCGCAAGATGGCGCATGGGCGAGTCGCCGCCATGATCTATGCCTGCATCCTGGCGATGATCGCCGGCTACGCCGACACGATCGGATATCTCCACTTTAACGCCTTCGCCGGCCTGATGACCGGCAACACCATCTTTCTCGGCGTCGAGATCGCGACGGGCCAATTCAGTCGAGCTCTTTTCCATACCGGAATCATTGTGTCGTTTCTCGTCGGGGTGATCATGTCGCGCGGCGCCTTGAGGCACGGCGGGACGGCTCCGATGCTGCTGACGCTGACCGCGGTTCTCCTCGTGGTCTGCTCGTTCACCGGCAAGGAGCTCGGCGCGCTTCTGCTCGCGCTCGCCATGGGCGTGCAGAACGCGGCGGCGAACCGCTTCGATGGCGTCGCGCTCAATACAGTTTTCATCACCGGCAATCTGCAGAAGCTTGGCGAGGAGCTGGTGTCGCTGATCTGGCCGCCGGCCAATCCAACCAAACCGGGCGACGGGGCGACGATCTATGCTCTGGTCTGGCTGAGCTACGCGGCCGGCGCATGCCTGGGCGCAATCGCGGATCGATTTGTCACGGTCCCGCTGCTGATTCCTGCTGTTGTGTTGCCATTTGTCATGTTCAGGCTGCGCCGCGCCGGCTGA